One part of the Salinivirga cyanobacteriivorans genome encodes these proteins:
- a CDS encoding polysaccharide deacetylase family protein, which produces MLTIYTHKKSNRLLYTLDFIFKERFDVDYKVTTDANEFRAELGPRLNYSMENFKDISLNIFPVLLLFQEDVTEHKVVVKEWDGVKVFYNVNKGDFPFDVFAATFFMISRYEEYLYAKKDRYGRYDPRNSLAWKNEFLYEPVVNIWLNRLGDALKDRFPDLPLKKASYSFQPTIDVDNAWAYLHKGFLRTTGGLAMNMVQQRFHNYGHRLKVLMGMERDPYDNYDEIDRIHAKYDLKPYIFFLLGNYGGYDRAVSHKNKFFRQLVHNYSEKAIVGIHASFASSQNSRHLAEEIEALDEITEKEVRCNRFHYIKFKMPDSYEKLVEQGITKDFSMGYPSRPGFRAGYAGSFKFFNLKANKITNLRIYPFHLMDATLNFYSKHNPHEAYAKCEEIIDKVKDVGGTLMTVWHNESFSDISPWKGWDTIYERMVDYAVPKD; this is translated from the coding sequence ATGTTGACAATATACACCCATAAAAAAAGCAACCGGTTACTATATACACTGGATTTTATTTTTAAAGAAAGATTTGATGTTGACTATAAAGTGACAACAGATGCTAATGAGTTCAGGGCTGAGCTTGGCCCGAGACTTAATTACTCGATGGAAAATTTTAAAGATATTTCCCTCAATATATTTCCGGTATTGCTGCTTTTCCAGGAAGATGTGACAGAACACAAGGTAGTCGTGAAAGAGTGGGACGGCGTTAAGGTTTTTTACAACGTGAATAAAGGCGATTTTCCTTTTGATGTTTTTGCGGCCACATTTTTTATGATTTCAAGGTACGAAGAGTATTTGTATGCCAAAAAAGATCGTTATGGTCGATATGACCCACGAAATAGCCTTGCCTGGAAGAACGAATTTCTTTATGAACCTGTAGTTAATATTTGGTTAAACAGACTTGGAGATGCACTAAAAGATCGTTTTCCTGATTTACCGTTGAAAAAAGCAAGTTACAGCTTTCAACCCACAATAGATGTGGATAATGCCTGGGCTTATTTGCATAAAGGTTTTTTGCGTACCACAGGTGGTTTGGCCATGAATATGGTGCAACAGCGATTTCATAATTATGGACATCGGCTGAAAGTTTTAATGGGTATGGAGCGCGATCCGTATGATAATTATGATGAAATAGATCGCATACATGCTAAATATGACCTAAAACCATACATATTTTTCCTTTTAGGTAATTATGGGGGATATGACCGTGCTGTATCGCATAAAAATAAGTTTTTCAGACAATTGGTTCATAATTATTCAGAAAAGGCAATCGTAGGTATTCATGCTTCGTTTGCATCATCGCAAAATTCAAGGCACCTGGCCGAAGAGATTGAAGCCCTGGATGAAATTACCGAAAAAGAGGTGAGATGTAATAGATTTCATTACATTAAGTTCAAAATGCCCGATTCTTACGAAAAACTCGTTGAGCAGGGTATTACAAAGGATTTTTCCATGGGGTATCCTTCGCGACCAGGTTTCAGAGCGGGATATGCCGGTTCATTTAAATTTTTTAATCTTAAAGCCAATAAAATCACAAATTTACGCATCTATCCATTCCATTTAATGGATGCAACGCTGAACTTCTATTCAAAACATAATCCTCATGAGGCCTATGCAAAATGTGAAGAAATTATAGATAAAGTTAAAGATGTAGGCGGAACACTCATGACCGTCTGGCATAACGAGTCTTTTAGTGATATCAGTCCCTGGAAAGGCTGGGATACGATTTACGAACGTATGGTAGATTATGCTGTACCAAAGGATTAA